A genome region from Labilibaculum antarcticum includes the following:
- a CDS encoding KdsC family phosphatase, translating into MAFFKEDLMKVTAFIFDVDGVLSNECIVIDSSGEMLRTANTKDGYAIQYAVKKGYPIAIITGGVSDAVEKRYRGLGVTDIYMGSKNKSKDFEDFISKYDLNPDHIMYMGDDLPDYEVMKRIGIPTCPCNAVEQIKAISNYISDKEGGYGCVRDVIEQVLRAHSKWLEADTNIQSI; encoded by the coding sequence ATGGCGTTTTTTAAAGAGGATTTAATGAAAGTTACCGCATTCATTTTCGATGTGGATGGAGTTCTTTCCAATGAGTGTATCGTTATTGATTCATCGGGAGAAATGTTGCGGACAGCAAATACAAAAGATGGTTATGCCATTCAGTATGCTGTTAAAAAGGGCTATCCTATCGCAATAATAACTGGGGGCGTTTCTGATGCAGTAGAAAAGCGTTACCGAGGTCTTGGTGTTACCGATATTTATATGGGATCGAAGAATAAGAGTAAAGATTTTGAAGATTTCATTTCAAAATATGATTTAAATCCTGACCATATCATGTATATGGGCGATGATTTGCCTGATTATGAGGTGATGAAAAGGATAGGGATACCAACCTGTCCGTGCAATGCAGTTGAACAAATAAAGGCTATATCCAACTATATTTCGGATAAAGAGGGTGGTTACGGTTGCGTTCGCGATGTAATTGAACAAGTTCTTAGAGCACATAGCAAATGGCTCGAGGCCGATACGAATATTCAAAGTATATAA
- a CDS encoding Rossmann-like and DUF2520 domain-containing protein, translated as MIQKVVMIGAGNLATQLSLALHENGIEILQVYSRTVESAKALAEKLNCKYTISVKEIEKNADLYVFALSDKALQPILDGLPVPIGKVVHTAGSIPVDIFENYTKIYGVFYPLQTFSKERKVDFSDIPICIESNNMEFQENLIALAKRISKSVHLISSDQRKQLHLAAVFTCNFTNHMYCIGQKLLEEKDVDFELLKPLILETAQKALQLNPLSAQTGPAVRFDEEIMSSHEKALENTPDFKKLYSFVSESIYKMHKSK; from the coding sequence ATGATTCAAAAAGTAGTAATGATTGGTGCCGGTAATTTAGCGACTCAGCTATCTCTTGCTCTTCATGAAAATGGAATTGAGATTTTGCAGGTTTACAGCAGAACTGTTGAATCTGCGAAAGCATTGGCTGAGAAATTGAATTGTAAGTATACTATATCCGTAAAGGAAATAGAAAAGAATGCTGATTTGTATGTTTTTGCTTTAAGCGATAAGGCTTTGCAGCCAATTCTTGATGGTTTGCCTGTTCCGATAGGCAAGGTGGTTCATACTGCGGGTAGTATTCCTGTAGATATTTTTGAAAATTACACGAAAATTTATGGCGTTTTTTATCCTTTGCAAACTTTCTCGAAGGAACGTAAGGTCGATTTCTCGGATATTCCAATTTGTATAGAGTCGAATAATATGGAATTTCAAGAAAATCTGATTGCATTGGCAAAACGAATATCAAAAAGTGTTCATTTAATTTCTTCGGATCAGCGAAAGCAATTGCATTTGGCTGCAGTTTTCACCTGTAATTTTACCAATCATATGTATTGCATTGGGCAAAAATTGCTTGAGGAGAAAGATGTTGATTTTGAATTGTTAAAACCTTTAATTCTGGAGACAGCACAAAAAGCTCTGCAATTAAATCCTTTATCGGCTCAAACAGGTCCTGCCGTTCGTTTCGATGAGGAAATAATGAGTTCTCACGAGAAGGCACTAGAAAACACGCCTGATTTTAAAAAATTGTATAGTTTTGTGAGCGAAAGCATTTATAAGATGCACAAAAGTAAATAA